The Primulina tabacum isolate GXHZ01 chromosome 7, ASM2559414v2, whole genome shotgun sequence genome includes a window with the following:
- the LOC142551052 gene encoding protein GLUTAMINE DUMPER 4-like produces MRTGGALFHTSHLSENTAAEATNTAKATFSPPATIQRSPWHSPVPYLFGGLAAMLGLIAFALLILACSYWRLSGQVNDGEGDGAATEKGESSSEDKALHVFEEKYLVIMAGEVKPTFLATPMSSRDSFFNDDQKLNGKETEKTKNRMNENQLTQTAEENTEETQGSQPSQEQIH; encoded by the coding sequence ATGAGAACAGGCGGCGCGTTATTCCACACCTCCCACCTCTCAGAAAACACCGCGGCAGAAGCCACCAACACCGCTAAGGCGACCTTCTCTCCGCCCGCCACCATCCAACGCTCTCCCTGGCACTCTCCTGTACCATACCTCTTCGGCGGCCTGGCCGCCATGCTTGGACTCATTGCCTTTGCTCTCTTGATCCTCGCCTGCTCTTACTGGAGACTCTCGGGCCAAGTGAATGACGGCGAAGGCGACGGCGCCGCCACCGAGAAAGGGGAGAGCAGCTCTGAGGATAAAGCCTTGCATGTGTTCGAGGAGAAGTATTTGGTGATCATGGCCGGTGAAGTGAAGCCGACGTTCTTGGCTACGCCCATGTCCAGCAGGGATTCTTTTTTTAACGATGATCAAAAACTTAACGGCAAAGAAACTGAGAAGACGAAGAATCGGATGAACGAAAATCAATTAACACAAACGGCAGAAGAAAATACAGAAGAAACCCAAGGATCTCAACCGAGCCAAGAACAAATCCATTGA